In Streptomyces ambofaciens ATCC 23877, a single genomic region encodes these proteins:
- a CDS encoding helix-turn-helix transcriptional regulator gives MVRTTRLDVLVSSHRGADEALDVLQLANAAAPTAANAPGPTPVHVVLVDHLSEHATRMLLCHGARGILLRGNSVRHLPWAVRAAAAGTIALAPVAARFLVDQYVRPGRTADAVATARTMLDKLSSREREIVHLLADGASNPAMAEMLGISAHTVKDHIRGVYSKLGVDNRVQASRIVWQAQVPAQPTSTQARGL, from the coding sequence ATGGTGCGGACGACCCGCCTGGATGTGCTGGTCAGCAGCCACCGCGGCGCGGACGAGGCACTCGACGTCCTCCAGTTGGCGAACGCGGCCGCGCCGACGGCGGCGAATGCCCCGGGGCCCACACCGGTGCACGTCGTACTGGTCGACCACTTGTCGGAACACGCCACACGCATGCTGCTGTGCCACGGTGCTCGTGGGATCCTGCTGCGCGGCAACTCCGTGCGGCACCTGCCCTGGGCGGTACGGGCAGCAGCCGCAGGCACGATCGCACTCGCGCCCGTCGCCGCCCGTTTCCTGGTCGATCAATACGTACGGCCAGGCCGTACGGCCGATGCGGTGGCCACCGCGCGCACCATGCTGGACAAGCTCAGCTCTCGGGAGCGGGAGATCGTGCACCTACTGGCGGACGGAGCCTCGAACCCAGCCATGGCCGAGATGCTGGGAATCAGTGCGCACACGGTCAAGGACCATATCCGTGGGGTCTACTCCAAGCTCGGTGTCGACAACCGCGTCCAGGCCTCCCGGATCGTTTGGCAGGCGCAGGTGCCCGCACAGCCGACGAGCACACAGGCTCGGGGCCTCTAG
- a CDS encoding helix-turn-helix transcriptional regulator: MTEGAHRHTDEELCEAALALYSRALREGHVPGAAADAAPCLLDTGLLHPAVEDLTRLEPVAPTVALQRLLRKSEDRIADERRRGQHLADVFEPLIRLGIRNVGGEETSPLRLLSGKERTTRAIAEAMTEARSELLAIQPYDPDLSRRPEVYEAAMERDQAFLDRGARIRALYQHTVRHAPYTRVRYEHLTGDVEARTLDEITERLIVVDRLVAFIPASSDRSLALEVRHPALVAYFVNIFDRLWHLATPMHPEAVQPPTLNGITPRQRAIATLLIEGHTDADIADRLGMNVRTARVHIAKLAATLGSESRAQLGYLIGRSGILDQEPDQAG; the protein is encoded by the coding sequence ATGACGGAAGGGGCGCACCGGCACACGGACGAGGAACTGTGCGAGGCGGCCCTCGCCCTCTATTCCCGCGCCCTGCGCGAGGGCCATGTACCCGGTGCCGCTGCGGACGCGGCCCCCTGCCTGCTCGACACCGGCCTGTTGCACCCGGCCGTCGAAGACCTGACCCGACTGGAGCCCGTCGCCCCCACCGTCGCCCTGCAAAGGCTGCTGCGCAAGTCCGAGGACCGCATCGCCGACGAACGGCGGCGCGGTCAGCACCTGGCCGACGTGTTCGAACCCCTCATACGCCTGGGCATACGCAACGTCGGGGGCGAGGAGACCTCGCCCCTCAGGCTCCTGTCCGGCAAGGAACGTACGACCAGGGCCATCGCCGAAGCCATGACCGAGGCGAGGAGCGAACTGCTCGCCATCCAGCCATACGACCCCGACCTCAGCAGACGTCCTGAGGTCTACGAAGCAGCGATGGAACGGGATCAGGCGTTCCTGGACCGCGGCGCCCGCATCCGTGCGTTGTACCAGCACACGGTCCGGCACGCCCCCTACACACGCGTTCGCTACGAGCACCTCACCGGGGACGTGGAAGCACGCACGCTGGACGAGATCACCGAGCGCCTCATCGTCGTGGACCGCCTCGTCGCCTTCATCCCGGCGAGCTCCGACCGCTCCCTCGCCCTCGAAGTCCGACACCCTGCCCTGGTCGCCTACTTCGTCAACATCTTCGACCGGCTCTGGCACCTGGCCACGCCCATGCACCCCGAGGCCGTGCAGCCACCGACGCTCAACGGCATCACCCCCCGCCAACGCGCCATAGCCACCCTCCTCATCGAAGGCCACACCGACGCCGACATCGCCGACCGCCTCGGCATGAACGTCCGCACCGCACGCGTCCACATCGCCAAGCTCGCGGCCACCCTCGGCAGCGAGAGCCGCGCGCAGCTCGGCTACCTCATCGGGCGGTCGGGGATCCTCGACCAGGAGCCTGATCAGGCAGGCTGA
- a CDS encoding ABC transporter ATP-binding protein has product MSATPAPPVLRLSEVVYGVSGRSLLAGADLTVPAGSSVSVMGPSGSGKSTLLMCVMGLIRPQSGRVEIVGRDVTRLSARALAAHRRRHVGMVFQFGELLPELTPVENVMIASLLAGEAVTEARSRAESLLTRLGVPGATATQDLSGGERQRVAVGRALVNTPELLLADEPTGALDGEQREAVADLLFSTPREHGCALVVVTHDPMVAGRADVRLRVHEGRLVQAEEAR; this is encoded by the coding sequence GTGTCCGCAACCCCTGCCCCACCCGTTCTGAGGCTGAGCGAGGTGGTCTACGGCGTGTCCGGCCGAAGCCTGCTCGCCGGTGCCGACCTCACCGTTCCCGCGGGCAGTTCCGTCTCCGTGATGGGACCGTCCGGAAGCGGTAAGTCCACTCTGCTGATGTGTGTCATGGGGCTGATCCGCCCTCAGTCCGGGCGTGTCGAGATCGTGGGGCGAGACGTGACCCGGCTGTCCGCGAGGGCGCTCGCCGCCCACCGGCGCAGGCACGTCGGCATGGTCTTCCAGTTCGGCGAGCTTCTCCCGGAACTGACCCCGGTGGAGAACGTGATGATCGCGAGCCTGCTGGCCGGCGAGGCGGTGACCGAGGCCCGTTCCCGCGCCGAGTCGCTGCTCACCCGCCTCGGTGTGCCCGGGGCCACGGCCACACAGGACCTGTCGGGTGGGGAGCGGCAGCGTGTCGCCGTGGGCCGTGCCCTTGTCAACACCCCCGAACTGCTGCTGGCGGACGAGCCGACCGGAGCGTTGGACGGCGAGCAACGGGAAGCCGTGGCCGACCTGCTGTTCAGCACCCCTCGGGAACATGGGTGCGCCCTGGTGGTGGTGACCCACGATCCGATGGTGGCCGGGCGCGCCGACGTGCGGCTGCGTGTGCACGAGGGGCGACTGGTCCAGGCCGAGGAGGCGCGGTGA
- a CDS encoding helix-turn-helix transcriptional regulator, which produces MAGHGAQEHPHGADRLCAAGDRLYSRAVRRGRVPRRDAEPVPCLLELALLHPDPDDMDWLVPTSPQEVMTRLLRGVHDEVSASQRRVGSAVEAFEWYAGLGRQLQTPAGTEGTAIRVLDGLSRIQAAMDEATQACTTEVLTVQPGGIRREHELSEGLHRALALRGRGVRMRDLYTHVARHGQGLLTYLELMGDTVEARTLDEVIDRLILFDRTVAFIPANTDRTVALELRHPALIAYLVTVFERLWRLAIPLTAPLPDTGIEGISHREQSIAALLAEGHQDAVIAERLGISVRTARAHIARLSETLGAASRTQLGVRIAQAGLDGSPPLPAAISLPDQAPGRGSPTAR; this is translated from the coding sequence ATGGCCGGGCACGGGGCTCAGGAGCATCCACACGGTGCCGACCGGCTGTGCGCGGCCGGGGATCGCCTGTACTCCCGGGCCGTACGCCGCGGCCGGGTCCCCCGCCGGGACGCCGAGCCGGTCCCCTGCCTCCTGGAACTGGCCCTGCTCCACCCCGATCCCGACGACATGGACTGGCTGGTGCCGACCTCCCCGCAGGAGGTCATGACCCGGCTGCTGCGCGGGGTCCACGACGAGGTCAGTGCCAGTCAGCGGCGGGTGGGCTCCGCGGTGGAGGCCTTCGAGTGGTACGCCGGGCTCGGCCGCCAGCTCCAGACCCCGGCCGGCACGGAGGGCACCGCGATCCGGGTCCTGGACGGCCTGTCCCGCATCCAGGCCGCCATGGACGAGGCGACGCAGGCCTGCACGACGGAGGTGCTCACCGTTCAGCCCGGCGGCATCCGGCGTGAGCACGAGCTGTCGGAGGGGCTGCACCGGGCGCTGGCGCTGCGCGGGCGCGGGGTGCGGATGCGGGACCTGTACACGCACGTCGCCCGGCACGGGCAGGGTCTGCTCACCTACCTGGAGCTGATGGGCGACACGGTGGAGGCCCGCACCCTGGACGAGGTCATCGACCGCCTCATCCTCTTCGACCGCACGGTCGCCTTCATCCCCGCCAACACCGACCGCACGGTGGCCCTGGAGCTGCGCCATCCGGCCCTGATCGCCTACCTGGTCACGGTCTTCGAACGCCTGTGGCGCCTCGCGATCCCCCTCACCGCCCCGCTCCCCGACACCGGCATCGAGGGCATCTCCCACCGTGAGCAGTCCATCGCGGCGCTGCTGGCGGAGGGCCACCAGGACGCGGTGATCGCGGAACGGCTGGGCATCAGCGTCCGCACGGCCCGCGCGCACATCGCCCGCCTCTCGGAGACCCTGGGGGCGGCCAGCCGCACGCAGTTGGGGGTACGCATCGCCCAGGCGGGCCTGGACGGCTCCCCGCCCCTGCCGGCGGCGATCAGCCTGCCTGATCAGGCTCCTGGTCGAGGATCCCCGACCGCCCGATGA